In Chloroflexota bacterium, one DNA window encodes the following:
- a CDS encoding cupin domain-containing protein, which translates to MLIRQGVTIHNPLTQSQTVVLESDQETQGMGWLLEVTCQPNTKPDIAEHRHLTWTETFEIMSGIAHYSLDGKQQTLKAGESFQVKPNQAHIHPWNAGDQPMVYRQRNLFAQANPAAVQDVLGVFATVADLARQGKVNAEGLPKNPLQLAATARTLGRYGGYDTRMPIPVQKVLSATLGRLAELLGYRGVYPA; encoded by the coding sequence ATGCTGATTCGTCAAGGCGTTACGATTCATAATCCGCTAACCCAATCGCAAACCGTTGTCCTCGAAAGTGATCAAGAAACCCAAGGCATGGGTTGGTTGCTTGAGGTAACTTGCCAACCCAACACCAAACCCGATATCGCCGAACATCGCCATTTAACTTGGACAGAGACCTTTGAAATTATGAGCGGCATCGCTCACTATAGCCTCGATGGCAAACAACAAACGCTCAAAGCTGGCGAGTCATTTCAAGTTAAACCAAACCAAGCGCATATTCACCCCTGGAATGCTGGCGATCAGCCGATGGTTTATCGCCAACGCAATCTGTTTGCTCAAGCCAACCCCGCCGCTGTCCAAGATGTATTGGGCGTGTTCGCTACAGTCGCCGATTTGGCTCGCCAAGGCAAGGTCAATGCCGAAGGATTACCCAAAAATCCCCTGCAACTCGCTGCGACTGCAAGAACTTTAGGTCGGTATGGCGGTTATGATACGCGCATGCCGATCCCGGTGCAGAAAGTATTATCTGCAACCCTTGGTCGGCTAGCCGAATTGCTGGGGTATCGCGGGGTCTACCCCGCTTAA
- a CDS encoding GNAT family N-acetyltransferase, giving the protein MDVVLQPLTLVMAQSLSSSAAYADPSALTMAYARAALIPNTQIRAIVDHETGNIVGLLVSGCSIDDGRWWLYDLVIDSRYVRRGYGRAAIASLVAELELYPAVDCLYATYPSKLIAQAFLAALGWSPIPTDAAEEPTVGLSISPRIYPDSIIQLQPITLANARACLALTVAPHQTRFVASTAASLVQSRFEPHWITQAIYLDDVMVGFVMYGHDPEYGWGILRLLVDVRFQGRGYGRQAIDQVILAIRAAGGRSVGVSYEAENEVARRLYQACGFVETTEQPFGEPFAVLNLQA; this is encoded by the coding sequence ATGGATGTGGTGTTACAACCATTGACATTGGTCATGGCTCAATCGCTTAGCTCAAGTGCTGCTTATGCTGATCCATCTGCTTTAACAATGGCCTATGCCCGTGCCGCGCTGATTCCGAATACTCAGATCCGCGCCATTGTTGATCATGAAACTGGCAATATTGTTGGCCTTCTCGTTTCTGGTTGCTCGATCGATGATGGACGCTGGTGGTTGTATGATCTCGTGATTGATTCGCGTTATGTTCGGCGTGGCTATGGACGGGCGGCAATTGCTTCGTTGGTAGCAGAGCTTGAACTCTACCCAGCGGTGGACTGTCTCTACGCTACCTATCCATCAAAGCTTATTGCCCAAGCGTTTTTGGCTGCGCTTGGATGGTCGCCGATCCCGACGGATGCAGCCGAGGAGCCAACGGTTGGATTATCAATTTCACCACGGATTTACCCTGATAGCATCATTCAACTTCAGCCGATTACGCTTGCCAATGCGCGTGCTTGTTTGGCATTAACCGTTGCTCCCCATCAAACGCGATTTGTCGCCAGTACAGCAGCCTCGCTTGTCCAATCTAGGTTTGAGCCTCACTGGATCACCCAAGCCATCTATCTTGATGATGTGATGGTTGGATTTGTGATGTATGGCCATGATCCCGAATATGGCTGGGGGATTCTCCGCCTCTTAGTTGATGTTCGATTTCAAGGGCGTGGGTATGGGCGGCAGGCGATTGATCAGGTGATCCTGGCGATTCGAGCGGCTGGTGGCAGGTCGGTTGGGGTTAGTTACGAAGCTGAGAATGAGGTTGCACGGCGTTTGTATCAGGCATGTGGTTTTGTTGAAACGACCGAACAGCCATTTGGCGAGCCATTTGCAGTGTTAAACTTACAAGCCTAA
- a CDS encoding dipeptidase, protein MTVDAALAWVNDRHDDLLARFSELLRIPSVSTDPAYAADVQLCADWLVGDLQRIGFANCQAIATSGHPVVYGEWLKAGAAAPTILVYAHYDVQPVEPLELWETPPFEPVLRDGKLYARGSIDDKCGAFANLIAFEALLETTGTLPVNIKVIFEGEEETGSPAMEPFVREYKELLAADLMLICDGGSMPDQPLMFYTARGIIGAEVKVTGPSHDLHSGLVGGAVQNPIHVVGKIIAALHDQTGRIQIPGFYADVQTPSAKEQALMDTQEPDFFEMLKNESGRKTFWANELGSLVARTTALPTCDVNGIWGGYQGAGTKTIIPAEAGFKVTMRLVANQDPHGVLEAFCQFAQSFASPTADVSVTKGPTSHPVNLLYDGPVIEALQAAFEATWGKPAMLYRQGGSVPIMGMFQRELGIDLATLGFGTGDNGHAPNEYLFVDAFFRGVATAIHFYTRMGQQ, encoded by the coding sequence TGAACTGCTACGCATTCCCTCAGTGAGTACCGACCCCGCTTATGCTGCCGATGTCCAACTCTGTGCCGATTGGTTAGTTGGCGATCTGCAACGGATTGGATTTGCCAATTGCCAAGCGATCGCCACCAGTGGTCATCCTGTCGTTTATGGCGAGTGGCTCAAGGCTGGCGCGGCAGCCCCAACCATCTTGGTCTATGCCCATTATGATGTCCAGCCAGTTGAACCATTAGAATTGTGGGAAACCCCGCCGTTCGAGCCAGTCCTGCGCGATGGCAAATTGTATGCGCGTGGCTCGATCGACGATAAATGTGGCGCATTTGCCAATTTGATCGCCTTTGAGGCGCTGCTTGAGACCACTGGCACACTTCCGGTCAATATTAAAGTCATCTTCGAGGGCGAAGAAGAAACTGGCTCGCCTGCGATGGAGCCATTTGTGCGCGAGTATAAAGAGTTGCTCGCCGCAGATTTGATGTTAATTTGTGATGGCGGCTCAATGCCCGACCAACCGCTCATGTTCTACACTGCGCGGGGCATCATCGGAGCCGAAGTTAAGGTAACTGGGCCAAGCCATGATCTGCATTCGGGCTTAGTTGGGGGAGCAGTTCAAAACCCCATTCATGTCGTTGGCAAGATTATCGCCGCCTTGCACGACCAAACTGGACGCATCCAAATTCCTGGCTTTTACGCCGATGTGCAAACACCATCGGCCAAAGAGCAAGCACTCATGGATACTCAAGAACCAGATTTCTTCGAGATGTTGAAAAACGAAAGTGGCCGCAAAACGTTTTGGGCCAACGAACTTGGTTCGTTGGTTGCTCGTACCACCGCCTTGCCAACTTGCGATGTAAACGGTATTTGGGGCGGCTACCAAGGCGCAGGCACCAAAACAATCATTCCAGCTGAAGCGGGCTTTAAAGTCACGATGCGCTTGGTTGCCAACCAAGATCCTCATGGTGTTCTCGAAGCATTTTGCCAGTTTGCGCAAAGCTTTGCCAGCCCTACTGCCGATGTGAGCGTCACCAAAGGTCCAACCAGCCACCCTGTCAATTTGCTCTACGATGGGCCAGTCATCGAAGCCTTACAAGCCGCCTTTGAAGCAACGTGGGGCAAGCCCGCCATGCTCTATCGTCAAGGTGGCTCAGTGCCAATTATGGGCATGTTTCAGCGCGAATTGGGCATTGACTTGGCAACCTTGGGCTTTGGCACCGGTGATAACGGCCATGCACCCAACGAATATCTGTTCGTTGATGCATTCTTCCGTGGAGTTGCGACCGCCATTCATTTCTATACCCGCATGGGTCAGCAATAA